The Oenanthe melanoleuca isolate GR-GAL-2019-014 chromosome 1A, OMel1.0, whole genome shotgun sequence genome contains a region encoding:
- the LOC130264614 gene encoding translation initiation factor IF-2-like: MLIGSARRAAGWPQGPALCPALAPPRPAAAPALRGPGAAAPRPPRSAARPREGLRPPARRALRRHRQLPGSGSWKPTGAGPAGGGEGRKDRTEQDIARRPPPRSAPSLPFFPPPPRTSSPNPAGDPSGALTVRPDGRRKETPAPGSGAGAPGRGRGGAGAGCAGPREAARCLRARLHTAAARWASRSGDPSTLSPSSLPLSLPPFQPSRLSRELPQLPASSASRFFQ; this comes from the coding sequence ATGTTAATTGGTTCTGCGAGACGAGCAGCGGGCTGGCCGCAGGGCCCCGCGCTCTGCCCGGCCCTCGCCCCACCGCGAcccgcggccgccccggcgctgcgcggccccggcgctgcGGCCCCGCGGCCTCCCCGCTCCGCGGCCCGGCCACGGGAAGGGCtgcgcccgcccgcccgccgaGCCCTCCGCAGGCACCGGCAGCTCCCCGGGAGCGGCTCCTGGAAGCCAACGGGTGCCGGCCCCGCCGGcggaggggaaggaaggaaggacaggaCAGAACAGGACATCGCCCGTCGCCCCCCTCCCCGCtccgctccctccctccctttcttccCCCCGCCGCCGCGCACGTCCTCACCGAACCCGGCCGGCGACCCGTCTGGAGCCCTGACTGTCCGCCCCGACGGGAGACGGAAGGAGACCCCGGCTCCGGGCAGCGGGGCGGGAGCTCCGGGGCGGGGCAgaggcggggccggcgcgggaTGTGCGGGGCCGCGGGAGGCGGCGCGGTGCCTGAGGGCTCGGCTGCACACAGCGGCGGCACGCTGGGCCTCCCGGTCCGGGGATCCCTCCACGCTGagcccctcctccctgcccctttccctgcctcccttcCAGCCTTCTCGGCTCTCCAGAGAactcccacagctccctgcttcAAGCGCGTCACGTTTTTTTCAGTAA